A single region of the Lactobacillus isalae genome encodes:
- a CDS encoding ComF family protein — protein sequence MSKCLLCNSNFRREINYEKLFLFIKPTKKYTCNDCLQKFAKKKGILCLGCSKETNAKGMCSDCIRWRKIYENKMLDNRSIYQYNDAFHDLMVRYKRYGDYVLCNVLAELVDTLPEADYYVPVPSAPSHLQKRGFDTIYSIYQNLVPLTKLLVKEDTEKAQGEKNREERLLTTQTFYAIKKKNISGKIMLLDDIYTTGRTLYHAQDALLKAYPNCKINSFTISR from the coding sequence ATGAGTAAATGTTTATTATGTAATTCTAATTTCAGGAGAGAAATTAATTATGAAAAATTATTTTTATTTATAAAGCCTACGAAAAAATATACTTGTAATGATTGTTTACAAAAATTTGCCAAGAAAAAGGGAATACTTTGCCTGGGATGCAGTAAAGAAACGAATGCAAAAGGGATGTGTTCAGACTGTATTCGGTGGAGAAAAATCTATGAGAACAAAATGTTAGACAATCGTTCGATCTATCAGTATAATGATGCTTTCCATGATCTTATGGTGCGATACAAAAGATATGGAGACTATGTTTTATGCAATGTATTAGCTGAATTAGTTGATACTTTACCAGAAGCAGATTATTATGTCCCTGTTCCAAGCGCTCCCAGTCATTTACAAAAAAGAGGCTTTGATACCATTTATTCTATTTATCAAAATTTGGTACCACTAACGAAATTGTTGGTTAAGGAAGATACTGAAAAGGCTCAAGGAGAAAAAAATAGGGAAGAGCGTTTATTAACTACTCAAACATTTTATGCAATAAAGAAGAAAAATATTAGTGGAAAAATTATGTTGCTAGATGATATTTATACAACTGGTAGAACGCTGTATCATGCGCAGGATGCACTACTAAAAGCTTATCCTAATTGTAAAATAAATAGTTTTACGATTAGTAGATAA